The Flammeovirga agarivorans genome has a window encoding:
- a CDS encoding DUF7619 domain-containing protein has protein sequence MKKLFTLLFIIQTHLLFSQDINIPDENFLHSVIEQGYDINGDSIIQETEALAVTKLNLYQKGIDDFTGLTSFTNLTWLDISHNYTHKAPGFPMDFTMMENLTYLDASVNNFNAVNVVGLTHLDTLDIEQLNLNTFDFTGLEGLKFLDIHFNNFSTIDLSILTSLEYLAIHYNNLSTLDATPCKNLKWLAAGSNPLLSIDVTGLTELETLYLTKVDISELDLSTQTNLERLSLSYTNLPSDYTFDALPSIEYISISHNGFENIDVSHLSTLEELSMSYNSVDSLNVSGLEKLERLSCAFNEMDTLVLEGCISLNNIRAWDNNLRNLDLSDLNNLQYLSISDNELTDINVSNLDSLLSINAHGNMISELDLSNNPLITYLSLQENDLTSLDISHLDSLTTLYVQDNNNMTCLSRLPDKLKVLDINNTDIQCIANYPEALVEYANLLPGFGILERLTLCLPDNNTNDCPTKPTVYGNVFYDYNKNGIKDEGENNFEGLEITFNPGEQVFTTDKEGYYYAVLSDTGTYTATISAPEYFDVVPESFEVSTTDYSDQIIQDLPLQANKEFNDLQVRIPYHTRARPGFNMIYAVEVLNHGSLQAQDIIIELDAPTFEIADTLSGFVVSNDKIYYTIDQLNVGEINKVYLYGKTALDALGEQVETEASISALDFSDDNTENNTDKVSFEVTGSFDPNDKQAIDSITVSHIEDRTPIEYLLRFQNTGTDTAFDVHILDTISNKLDLETFEVVSASHDYNAVWYADSVVVFAFENILLPDSTNDEPNSHGYIRYQLTPKTTVSEGDSIFNTAQIYFDFNDPVITNTVQTIVYNTPIEEETEEELEEEETEETNEEETSEEDTEPSDETTEEVTSIDLDKKEVLFYPNPVRGDKQIHVRTDGWVNVSISDYTGRTVYSKEMVDQTFYVNQLSPGFYILRYTTNDNISGVVELIISE, from the coding sequence ATGAAAAAATTATTTACTCTTCTATTCATCATTCAAACTCACTTATTATTTTCTCAGGATATTAATATACCAGATGAAAACTTTTTACACTCTGTCATTGAACAAGGTTATGATATAAATGGTGATAGTATTATTCAAGAAACTGAAGCTTTAGCGGTGACTAAATTAAATCTGTACCAAAAAGGTATTGATGATTTTACAGGACTCACTAGCTTTACAAATTTAACTTGGCTAGATATATCACATAATTATACACACAAGGCCCCTGGTTTTCCTATGGATTTTACCATGATGGAAAATCTAACCTACTTGGATGCTTCTGTCAATAATTTTAATGCTGTGAATGTTGTGGGGCTAACACACTTGGATACACTAGATATCGAACAGCTAAACTTAAATACTTTTGACTTCACAGGTTTAGAAGGCTTAAAGTTTCTAGATATACATTTTAATAATTTCAGTACGATAGATTTATCTATTCTAACTTCCTTAGAATACCTAGCCATTCATTACAATAATCTATCGACACTAGATGCCACCCCTTGTAAAAATTTGAAATGGTTGGCTGCTGGTAGTAATCCATTACTAAGTATTGATGTGACAGGCCTTACGGAATTAGAAACGCTCTACCTCACAAAAGTAGATATCAGTGAACTTGACTTATCTACTCAAACCAACTTGGAACGATTAAGTCTATCTTATACAAACCTTCCAAGTGATTACACTTTTGATGCTTTACCAAGTATAGAATACATTTCAATTTCACACAATGGTTTTGAAAATATTGATGTGAGCCATCTTTCAACATTGGAAGAATTAAGTATGTCATACAATAGTGTGGATAGTTTGAACGTATCAGGACTTGAGAAGCTTGAACGCTTAAGTTGTGCATTTAATGAAATGGATACCTTGGTTTTAGAAGGCTGTATAAGTCTAAATAATATTAGAGCATGGGACAATAATCTAAGAAATTTAGATTTATCTGACCTGAATAACTTACAGTATCTGTCTATTAGTGATAATGAGTTGACGGATATAAATGTATCGAATCTTGATAGTTTACTCTCAATCAATGCTCATGGAAACATGATTAGTGAACTTGATTTATCTAACAATCCATTAATCACATACCTATCGCTTCAAGAAAATGATTTAACAAGTTTAGACATCTCTCACCTTGATAGTTTAACTACGCTATATGTACAGGATAACAATAATATGACCTGCTTATCTCGTTTGCCAGATAAACTTAAAGTTTTAGACATCAACAATACAGATATTCAATGTATTGCTAACTACCCTGAAGCATTGGTTGAATACGCTAATTTATTACCTGGTTTTGGTATCTTAGAACGTTTAACTTTATGTCTTCCTGACAATAATACAAATGATTGTCCTACTAAACCGACAGTTTATGGTAATGTATTTTATGATTACAATAAGAATGGAATCAAAGATGAGGGTGAAAATAATTTTGAAGGATTAGAAATTACTTTTAACCCTGGCGAACAAGTATTCACCACAGATAAAGAAGGTTATTATTATGCCGTATTAAGTGATACTGGTACTTATACAGCAACGATTTCTGCTCCTGAATATTTCGATGTAGTTCCTGAATCATTTGAAGTTAGTACGACTGATTATTCTGATCAAATCATTCAAGATTTACCACTACAAGCCAATAAAGAGTTCAATGATTTACAGGTACGTATACCTTATCATACTAGAGCTAGACCAGGTTTCAATATGATTTATGCTGTCGAAGTACTCAATCATGGTTCACTACAAGCACAAGATATTATCATCGAATTGGATGCTCCAACTTTTGAAATTGCAGATACTTTAAGTGGTTTTGTTGTCAGCAATGATAAGATCTATTATACCATCGATCAATTGAATGTAGGAGAAATAAATAAAGTCTACTTATATGGTAAAACAGCTCTCGATGCATTAGGCGAACAAGTGGAAACTGAGGCAAGTATCAGTGCATTAGATTTTTCAGATGATAATACAGAGAACAATACTGACAAAGTTTCCTTTGAAGTTACGGGATCTTTTGATCCTAATGACAAACAAGCGATTGACTCCATCACCGTTTCTCATATTGAAGATAGAACACCGATAGAATATTTATTGCGCTTCCAAAATACAGGAACAGATACTGCATTTGATGTTCATATCCTCGATACTATATCGAACAAATTAGATTTAGAGACTTTTGAAGTGGTCAGTGCCTCTCATGATTACAATGCGGTATGGTATGCTGACAGTGTGGTTGTATTTGCTTTTGAAAATATACTTCTACCTGATAGCACTAATGATGAACCAAACAGTCATGGATATATCCGCTATCAGTTAACACCTAAAACGACCGTTAGTGAAGGTGATAGTATATTTAATACTGCACAAATTTACTTCGACTTCAATGATCCGGTAATCACGAATACTGTACAGACAATTGTTTATAATACTCCAATAGAAGAAGAAACAGAAGAGGAGTTAGAAGAAGAGGAGACGGAAGAAACAAATGAAGAAGAGACTTCGGAAGAAGATACTGAACCTTCTGACGAAACAACCGAAGAAGTGACGAGTATCGATTTAGATAAAAAGGAAGTACTATTTTACCCTAATCCTGTAAGAGGTGATAAACAAATTCATGTTCGTACTGATGGTTGGGTAAATGTTAGCATTTCTGATTATACAGGTAGAACTGTTTACTCTAAAGAAATGGTTGATCAAACTTTCTATGTCAATCAACTTTCACCAGGTTTCTACATCCTAAGGTATACTACAAATGATAATATCTCCGGAGTTGTTGAATTGATAATTAGTGAATAA
- a CDS encoding MotA/TolQ/ExbB proton channel family protein, translating to MTSVTNILYWISTGLLIPVIAILLFSFVKSLLLLGGFFGMFINRLKYTKEQKEMIGKLNKDISLLDSLTSLKGNKQFSIHLERIVEAEGDEVVSEKSLADFEVYSEKELSSSKSLGRIGPMIGLMGTLIPMGPALAGLASGDIASMAQNMQVAFSTTVVGIFIGGIGYVTQLVKQRWFVEDLNNLEYIHKLTTR from the coding sequence ATGACTAGTGTAACAAACATTTTGTATTGGATTTCAACTGGGTTACTCATTCCAGTAATCGCAATTCTACTCTTTAGTTTTGTCAAATCACTATTATTATTAGGTGGCTTCTTTGGTATGTTCATTAACAGATTAAAATATACGAAAGAGCAAAAAGAGATGATTGGTAAGCTCAATAAAGACATCTCTTTGTTAGACAGCCTAACCTCATTAAAAGGAAATAAACAATTCTCTATTCACCTAGAAAGAATCGTTGAAGCTGAAGGCGATGAAGTCGTTAGTGAAAAATCATTAGCTGATTTCGAAGTGTATTCAGAAAAAGAATTAAGCTCTTCTAAATCTCTTGGTCGTATTGGTCCTATGATTGGCCTAATGGGTACTTTGATTCCAATGGGGCCTGCCCTAGCTGGTCTAGCTTCTGGTGATATTGCTTCCATGGCTCAAAACATGCAGGTGGCCTTCTCTACAACAGTAGTAGGTATTTTCATAGGGGGTATTGGATATGTAACACAATTGGTAAAGCAAAGATGGTTTGTTGAAGACCTTAACAACCTAGAGTACATCCATAAATTAACGACAAGATAA
- a CDS encoding VOC family protein — MNLNQITIPSSDLSVSIPFYQKLGLKLIVDAPPHYARFESPEGSTTFSIHLVDQLPQGDGVWVYFESENLDEKVEEFLAKGFVFEEMPNDKSWLWREARLKDPDGNQLILYFAGENRLNPPWRV, encoded by the coding sequence ATGAACTTAAATCAGATTACAATTCCATCTTCGGACTTGTCTGTTTCAATCCCATTTTACCAAAAATTGGGATTGAAACTTATCGTAGATGCTCCACCTCATTATGCAAGGTTCGAAAGTCCAGAAGGTAGCACCACCTTTTCCATTCATTTAGTCGATCAACTACCACAAGGTGATGGTGTTTGGGTCTATTTTGAAAGTGAAAACTTAGATGAAAAAGTAGAAGAGTTTCTCGCTAAAGGGTTCGTTTTTGAGGAAATGCCTAATGACAAATCTTGGTTATGGAGAGAAGCAAGACTAAAAGATCCGGACGGCAACCAATTGATTCTATACTTTGCTGGGGAAAACCGATTAAACCCACCTTGGAGAGTATAA
- a CDS encoding DUF2149 domain-containing protein, producing the protein MRKRRFLTNGGEDEDPLSGMANLFDIAMVFALALMVALVSRFQMTEMLSSEDFTIVKNPGKENMEIIQKKGKKIEKYKSDKKAGASKGQGKKIGTAYQLENGEIIYIPED; encoded by the coding sequence ATGAGAAAAAGACGATTTTTAACGAATGGTGGTGAGGATGAAGATCCACTATCAGGGATGGCCAACCTCTTTGATATTGCAATGGTATTTGCCTTAGCATTGATGGTCGCACTAGTATCCCGCTTTCAAATGACGGAAATGTTGAGTAGTGAGGATTTTACGATAGTAAAGAATCCTGGAAAAGAGAACATGGAGATCATTCAGAAGAAAGGGAAGAAGATCGAAAAATATAAAAGTGATAAAAAAGCAGGAGCATCTAAAGGACAAGGAAAAAAGATTGGTACTGCATATCAACTGGAAAATGGA